In Sideroxyarcus emersonii, one DNA window encodes the following:
- a CDS encoding ABC transporter permease: MSFMPVILWSDALVFLLLAAGAASAWYIRQREHLSLPWRRVANSRMAMVSLLVLSLFLLVGLLDTLHFRPALPQTSGSDKVYSPEVLSVFDRLAGPLRTHTEKTYSAPFALTLYAKEGVMDAQGHIVRDYPRLQFGGAHLADVSQRDADMARRGLAGGAAGLLAGFVLAMLARRRTKQRALLVALLLVAPLIGAIANLATVYHVLGTDKVGQDVLYLSLKSIRTGLIIGTVTTLVTLPLSLFLGVAAGYFRGWVDDVIQYVYTVLSSIPSVLLIAAAVLMMQVTIDMHPQWFDTTAARADLRLVFLCLILGVTSWTGLCRLLRGETLKLREMEYIQAAQSFGVSSMRILARHIMPNVMHIVLISLVMDFSALVLAEAVLSYVGVGVDPTMISFGTMINAARLEMGREPMVWWALASAFGFMLVLVLAANLFADAVRDAFDPRLNRTEGKA; encoded by the coding sequence GTGAGTTTCATGCCTGTCATCCTGTGGAGCGACGCACTGGTGTTCCTGCTGCTGGCGGCAGGTGCGGCGAGTGCCTGGTATATCAGGCAGCGCGAGCATCTGTCGCTGCCGTGGCGGCGCGTGGCAAACAGCCGCATGGCGATGGTATCGCTGCTGGTGCTGTCCCTGTTCCTGCTGGTCGGCTTGCTGGATACGCTGCATTTCCGCCCGGCACTGCCGCAAACCAGCGGCAGCGACAAGGTCTATTCGCCCGAGGTATTGAGCGTGTTTGACAGGCTGGCCGGGCCGTTGCGCACGCATACCGAGAAGACCTATTCGGCACCGTTCGCCCTCACGCTGTATGCCAAGGAAGGCGTGATGGATGCGCAGGGCCACATCGTGCGCGACTATCCCCGGTTGCAATTCGGAGGGGCGCACCTGGCGGACGTGTCGCAACGGGATGCGGATATGGCGAGGCGGGGGCTGGCTGGAGGAGCTGCAGGGTTGCTGGCGGGCTTCGTGCTGGCGATGCTGGCCAGGCGCCGGACGAAGCAGCGTGCCTTGCTCGTTGCGCTGCTGCTGGTCGCTCCGCTGATCGGGGCGATCGCCAATCTCGCCACCGTCTACCACGTGCTCGGTACCGACAAGGTGGGGCAGGATGTCTTGTACCTGTCGTTGAAGAGCATCCGCACCGGACTCATCATCGGCACGGTGACGACGCTGGTGACGCTGCCCTTGTCGTTGTTCCTCGGCGTGGCGGCAGGCTATTTCCGCGGCTGGGTGGACGACGTCATCCAGTATGTCTACACCGTGCTGAGCTCCATTCCCAGCGTGCTGCTGATCGCGGCGGCAGTGCTGATGATGCAGGTGACCATCGATATGCATCCGCAATGGTTCGATACCACCGCCGCCCGCGCCGATCTCAGGCTGGTATTCCTGTGCCTGATCCTCGGTGTGACGAGCTGGACCGGCTTGTGCCGCCTGTTGCGCGGCGAGACGCTGAAACTGCGCGAGATGGAATATATCCAGGCAGCGCAATCGTTCGGCGTGTCTTCGATGCGCATCCTGGCACGCCACATCATGCCGAACGTGATGCACATCGTGCTGATCTCGCTGGTGATGGATTTTTCCGCGCTGGTGCTGGCCGAAGCGGTGCTGTCCTACGTCGGCGTCGGTGTCGATCCCACCATGATCAGCTTCGGCACCATGATCAACGCCGCGCGCCTGGAGATGGGGCGCGAGCCGATGGTGTGGTGGGCGCTGGCTTCGGCATTCGGTTTCATGCTGGTGCTGGTGCTGGCGGCCAACCTGTTTGCCGATGCGGTGCGCGATGCGTTCGATCCGCGCCTGAACCGGACGGAGGGCAAGGCGTGA